In the genome of Segatella copri, one region contains:
- a CDS encoding FAD-dependent thymidylate synthase: MKIERPEYEIWLQNPGELGVYQQIERAGRVCYKSENNTTEDSAKPFVERMIQSEHFAMLEHGTIYLVCNHDELPLYTHNKFSRCNTIDGKDYITTNLRVLAENKAMDDLKYLSDYEEGKHELRITVHFTTQIAITREYNRHRANSMAEQSTRYCNYSKNKFDNEITINLPTWAEEAGFDGSQDPGDYRLEDMCADIAEGRAQEWSKLDTWIFANQAAEYAYMKLIEAGCKPQEARAILPLDCNTELVHTAFISDWKHFFDLRALGTTGAPHPDAKVLALPLMEEFKKKGYLKSEG, encoded by the coding sequence ATGAAAATAGAAAGACCAGAATATGAGATATGGCTCCAGAATCCTGGAGAACTCGGTGTCTATCAGCAGATAGAACGTGCCGGAAGAGTATGCTACAAGAGCGAGAATAACACCACAGAAGACTCTGCCAAACCTTTTGTGGAGCGCATGATTCAGAGCGAGCACTTCGCTATGCTGGAGCATGGCACCATCTATCTCGTCTGCAACCATGACGAACTCCCTCTCTACACCCACAACAAGTTCTCCCGCTGCAACACCATCGACGGCAAGGATTACATCACCACCAATCTCCGCGTATTGGCAGAGAACAAGGCGATGGACGACCTGAAGTATCTCAGCGATTACGAAGAGGGAAAGCACGAGCTCCGTATCACTGTGCACTTCACCACCCAGATTGCCATCACCCGAGAGTACAACCGCCATCGCGCCAATTCGATGGCAGAGCAGAGCACCCGCTACTGCAACTACTCAAAGAACAAGTTCGACAACGAGATTACCATCAACCTCCCTACCTGGGCAGAGGAAGCAGGGTTCGACGGTTCTCAGGATCCAGGCGATTACCGCCTGGAAGACATGTGTGCCGATATAGCAGAAGGCAGAGCGCAGGAGTGGAGCAAGCTCGACACCTGGATCTTTGCCAATCAGGCAGCGGAGTATGCCTACATGAAACTGATTGAAGCAGGCTGCAAGCCACAGGAAGCACGTGCCATCCTGCCATTGGATTGCAACACCGAGCTGGTACATACTGCCTTTATCAGCGACTGGAAGCATTTCTTCGATCTGCGTGCCTTAGGCACCACTGGTGCTCCTCATCCCGATGCCAAGGTTCTCGCCTTGCCATTGATGGAGGAATTCAAGAAGAAAGGTTATCTGAAATCAGAAGGATAA
- a CDS encoding glycoside hydrolase family 5 protein has protein sequence MKKLMTIIAAIFCMAQLYAANPVKQWGHLQVKGAQLCDQSGNPVVLRGVSLGWHNIWPRFYNKQAVKWLANDWHANIIRAAMGIQIEDNYLENPDFAMKCITQVVDAAIKNDTYVIIDWHAHKMHTEEAKAFFGKMAQKYGKYPNVLYELYNEPIEDKWEDLKVYAKTIISEIRKYDPDNIILMGCPHWDQDIDLVAQSPIEGVSNVMYTLHFYAATHKDYLRDKLEAAVKSGLPVFVSECAGMEASGNGPLAPEEYQKWLDVMEKYKVSWVNWSVSDKDETCSMLLPRAKATGNWTPDLIKPWGKMVKEALTRYNQ, from the coding sequence ATGAAAAAACTAATGACCATTATTGCCGCCATCTTCTGCATGGCGCAATTGTATGCAGCAAACCCTGTTAAGCAATGGGGACACCTGCAAGTAAAAGGTGCACAATTGTGCGACCAAAGTGGAAATCCTGTAGTATTGAGAGGCGTAAGCCTGGGATGGCACAACATCTGGCCACGATTCTACAACAAGCAAGCCGTGAAGTGGCTCGCTAACGATTGGCATGCCAACATTATTCGTGCAGCCATGGGCATTCAAATAGAAGACAACTATCTGGAGAATCCCGATTTTGCCATGAAATGCATCACCCAGGTAGTTGATGCAGCCATCAAGAACGACACTTACGTTATCATCGACTGGCATGCCCACAAGATGCACACCGAGGAAGCCAAGGCTTTCTTCGGAAAGATGGCACAGAAATACGGCAAGTATCCCAACGTTCTCTACGAACTCTACAACGAACCTATCGAGGACAAATGGGAAGATCTCAAAGTCTATGCCAAGACCATTATCTCAGAAATCAGAAAGTATGATCCCGACAACATCATCCTGATGGGCTGTCCTCATTGGGATCAGGACATCGACCTCGTGGCGCAGAGTCCTATAGAGGGAGTAAGCAATGTAATGTACACTCTTCATTTCTATGCTGCCACCCACAAGGATTATTTGCGCGACAAGTTGGAAGCTGCCGTCAAGAGCGGTCTTCCCGTATTTGTATCGGAGTGTGCTGGCATGGAGGCATCTGGCAATGGGCCTCTGGCACCCGAAGAATATCAGAAATGGCTTGATGTGATGGAGAAGTATAAGGTGAGCTGGGTAAACTGGTCGGTAAGCGATAAAGACGAAACCTGCTCCATGCTCCTTCCTCGTGCCAAAGCCACCGGCAACTGGACTCCAGACCTTATCAAGCCATGGGGCAAAATGGTGAAGGAAGCGCTGACAAGATACAATCAATAG
- the tsaA gene encoding tRNA (N6-threonylcarbamoyladenosine(37)-N6)-methyltransferase TrmO: MEIKPIARFRSPFSSKFGIPKQAGLVAELEGQIVFEPEYRNPDFLRGMEGFDFLWLIWEFSANRHKANSPVVRPPVLGGNEKVGVFATRSPFRPNNIGLSSVRISRIEWETSKGPVVHVKGADLMDGTPIYDIKPYVVYADCHPDARSGFVDDRKWAKLDVEISEEMNEYLKEQGLTDGKIEILKEVLAQDPRPRYQKDPHKVYGMPYEGMDIHFSVSDHTLTVVK; this comes from the coding sequence ATGGAAATAAAACCGATAGCAAGATTTCGATCGCCATTCAGCAGCAAGTTTGGTATTCCCAAGCAGGCTGGACTGGTGGCTGAGTTGGAAGGACAGATAGTTTTTGAACCGGAATATCGAAATCCTGATTTCCTGAGGGGAATGGAGGGATTCGACTTCTTGTGGCTGATATGGGAATTTTCGGCAAACAGGCACAAGGCGAATAGTCCGGTGGTTCGACCTCCTGTTTTGGGCGGCAATGAAAAGGTGGGTGTATTCGCTACCCGCAGTCCGTTTCGTCCGAACAACATCGGCTTGTCTTCCGTGAGAATCTCCCGGATAGAGTGGGAGACCAGCAAGGGACCTGTGGTTCATGTGAAGGGAGCCGATCTGATGGATGGCACACCTATCTATGATATCAAGCCTTATGTGGTTTATGCCGATTGTCATCCTGATGCCCGCAGTGGATTCGTGGATGATAGAAAATGGGCAAAACTGGATGTGGAGATATCGGAAGAGATGAATGAATATCTGAAAGAACAAGGATTGACGGATGGTAAGATTGAGATATTGAAGGAGGTGCTGGCTCAGGATCCTCGCCCTCGTTATCAAAAAGACCCTCATAAGGTATATGGAATGCCTTATGAGGGTATGGATATTCACTTTTCTGTGAGCGATCATACGCTTACTGTGGTGAAGTGA